One Phaseolus vulgaris cultivar G19833 chromosome 11, P. vulgaris v2.0, whole genome shotgun sequence genomic window carries:
- the LOC137828469 gene encoding acidic endochitinase-like, which produces MNTFSSIQTLLHTCIPPPINTYLTTLFNQTNNTTHTTTLMEINMASLKQLSPLLLPLLLISLFKPSNAAGIAVYWGQNGNEGTLADACNTDNYQFVNIAFLSTFGGGQTPQLNLAGHCDPSTNGCTQFSDQIKACQSKGIKVLLSLGGASGSYSLSSADDATQVANFIWNNFLGGQSSSRPLGDAVLDGVDFDIEAGSGEHWDELARVLKGFSSVLLAAAPQCPIPDAHLDSAIKTGLFDYVWVQFYNNPSCQYSSGDTNSLISSWNQWSTSQAKQLFLGVPASTAAAGSGFVPSDVLTSQVLPAIKSSSKYGGVMLWDRFNDGQTKYSDAIKGSV; this is translated from the coding sequence ATGAACACTTTTTCTTCTATCCAAACTTTACTTCATACATGCATTCCACCGCCTATAAATACCTACCTCACCACACTCTTCAACCAAACCAACAACACTACCCACACAACCACACTCATGGAAATTAACATGGCTTCCCTCAAACAACTTTCACCCCTGTTGCTCCCTCTGTTGCTCATTTCCCTCTTCAAACCCTCCAACGCCGCAGGAATCGCCGTCTACTGGGGTCAAAACGGCAACGAGGGCACCTTGGCCGACGCATGCAACACCGACAACTACCAATTCGTCAACATAGCATTCTTGTCCACGTTCGGCGGCGGCCAGACCCCGCAACTGAACCTCGCTGGCCACTGCGACCCCTCCACCAACGGTTGCACCCAGTTCAGCGACCAGATCAAGGCGTGCCAGAGCAAAGGCATCAAAGTGCTGCTCTCACTAGGCGGCGCCAGCGGCAGCTACTCCCTCAGCTCCGCCGACGACGCAACACAAGTTGCCAACTTCATCTGGAACAACTTCCTCGGCGGGCAGTCGAGCTCCCGTCCGCTGGGCGACGCCGTCCTGGACGGTGTCGATTTCGACATCGAAGCCGGCAGCGGCGAACACTGGGACGAGCTGGCGAGAGTCCTGAAGGGATTTAGCTCCGTGCTCTTAGCCGCTGCACCGCAATGTCCGATTCCCGATGCTCACTTGGATTCCGCCATCAAAACCGGACTCTTTGACTATGTGTGGGTGCAATTCTACAACAACCCTTCTTGTCAGTATTCCAGTGGCGACACGAACAGCCTCATCAGTTCCTGGAACCAGTGGAGCACAAGCCAGGCGAAGCAACTGTTTTTGGGAGTGCCGGCTTCTACAGCAGCTGCTGGAAGTGGATTTGTTCCTTCTGATGTGTTAACCTCCCAGGTTCTTCCTGCCATCAAGAGTTCTTCCAAGTATGGTGGAGTCATGCTGTGGGACAGATTCAATGATGGTCAAACTAAATACAGTGATGCTATCAAAGGAAGTGTTTAG